The following proteins come from a genomic window of Vibrio vulnificus NBRC 15645 = ATCC 27562:
- a CDS encoding LysR family transcriptional regulator — MRADDLILFSQVVEQGSFSKVAEENSLTNSVVSKRIARLEEEIGAQLLYRTTRKLTLTEAGKALLHSAKNVKQATQEAMDAVAGFGENVSGHIKMSVPTISGDLILADAVAEFCNQHPGLTVDMSLDNRFVDLVSGGYDLVIRTGYLEDSSLIARHILDSQWVVCASPSYIAKHGKPLVPTDLTQHNCLQYAYQTTGASEWEFKGDKGNYIVRVAGCFSTDNATALRKAALGGHGIAYVPRCLVYHDFRNGQLVDIFPEQVGKKLGIYAVYPFTRQPPNKVRLLIEHIRERYLTISHYF, encoded by the coding sequence ATGCGTGCAGATGACTTAATCTTATTTAGCCAAGTGGTTGAACAGGGCAGTTTTAGTAAGGTGGCTGAAGAAAATAGCCTTACAAATTCGGTGGTTAGCAAAAGAATTGCGCGACTTGAAGAAGAAATTGGCGCTCAATTATTATATCGAACAACGCGAAAATTGACGTTGACCGAGGCGGGCAAGGCGTTACTGCATAGTGCCAAAAATGTGAAGCAAGCCACTCAGGAGGCTATGGATGCTGTTGCAGGCTTTGGAGAGAATGTCAGTGGCCATATCAAAATGTCGGTACCGACGATTTCGGGTGACTTGATATTGGCGGATGCGGTTGCCGAATTTTGTAACCAGCACCCAGGATTAACCGTCGATATGTCGTTAGATAACCGATTTGTTGACCTCGTGTCAGGTGGCTATGATTTGGTCATTCGCACGGGTTATCTTGAGGATTCCAGCTTGATTGCTCGACATATTCTCGATTCCCAATGGGTGGTGTGCGCATCCCCTTCCTATATTGCCAAACATGGAAAACCGCTCGTTCCTACCGATTTAACTCAGCACAACTGCTTGCAGTATGCCTACCAAACCACAGGGGCGTCAGAGTGGGAGTTTAAAGGGGATAAAGGCAACTACATTGTACGTGTAGCAGGGTGTTTTTCGACCGACAACGCGACGGCTTTGCGCAAAGCCGCGTTAGGTGGCCATGGTATTGCCTATGTTCCTCGCTGCTTGGTGTACCACGATTTTCGTAATGGTCAGCTGGTGGATATTTTTCCAGAGCAAGTCGGCAAAAAATTGGGCATCTACGCGGTCTATCCGTTTACTCGCCAGCCACCGAACAAAGTGCGTTTACTGATTGAGCATATTCGGGAGCGTTATCTGACCATTTCCCACTATTTTTGA
- a CDS encoding prolyl oligopeptidase family serine peptidase, whose amino-acid sequence MQYIKTRKDPIVDHYFGHQVADPYRWLEDDRSEDTAEWVAGQNSVTFDYLGQIGFRQQLREQIAASQDYEKSSQPFVHGEYTYFYKNDGLQNQSVLYRRKGQEPEQVFLDPNGFSEDGTTSLSGVFFSKDDSLVAYTISEGGSDWRKIFVIDAETGEQIEPEIVDAKFTGVSWLGNQGFYYSRYDKPQGSELSARTEQHKLYFHQLGTPQSDDVLVFGEGEGEVHRYVYGQTSEDDRYLVISGHESTSGNRLFYVDLQSEDQSVYTLLDHVDSDTELLDSTSRHFILYTNLDAPNGKVVSVDIESGQWRDLIAEQDQPLEVVAAGGYLFATYMVDVLSKVVQYSYQGEKVREITLPGEGTATGLEGKKSQTTLYYTFTNYVTPPTIFSLDVKSGESQVFQESKAPFDRTQFESQQVFYPSKDGTLIPMIISYKKGIELNGKNPTILYGYGGFDVSLTPAFSGMVASWLELGGVYAVANLRGGGEYGKAWHNAGTQLQKQNVFDDFIAGAEFLIEQQYTSSDFLAIRGGSNGGLLVGACMTQRPELFKVALPAVGVLDMLRYHTFTSGEGWKYDYGTSAQSEEMFQYLLGYSPVHNVKEGTAYPATLVTTADHDDRVVPAHSYKFIAELQDKHQGVNPVLIRIDVNAGHGAGMPMSKMIDLSADMYAFTLFNMGITALK is encoded by the coding sequence ATGCAGTACATCAAAACACGTAAAGACCCAATTGTTGATCATTACTTTGGGCATCAAGTTGCTGATCCCTATCGTTGGTTAGAAGATGATCGTAGTGAAGACACCGCTGAATGGGTCGCTGGGCAAAACTCAGTGACTTTCGATTACTTAGGACAAATTGGTTTTCGCCAGCAGCTCAGAGAGCAAATCGCAGCAAGTCAAGATTACGAAAAATCGTCTCAGCCTTTTGTGCATGGGGAATACACCTATTTTTATAAGAATGATGGTTTGCAAAACCAAAGTGTGCTTTACCGTCGTAAAGGCCAAGAGCCAGAACAGGTGTTTCTTGACCCGAACGGGTTTTCTGAAGATGGCACCACGTCACTTAGCGGTGTTTTCTTCTCGAAAGATGACTCGTTGGTGGCCTACACCATCTCAGAAGGGGGAAGTGACTGGCGCAAGATTTTTGTGATCGATGCTGAAACAGGTGAGCAAATCGAACCTGAAATCGTCGACGCGAAATTCACCGGTGTTTCTTGGCTAGGCAACCAAGGTTTCTACTACTCACGTTATGACAAACCACAAGGCAGTGAGTTGTCAGCCAGAACAGAACAACACAAGCTCTATTTTCACCAATTGGGCACGCCACAATCCGATGATGTGTTGGTTTTCGGTGAAGGTGAGGGTGAAGTACATCGCTACGTTTATGGACAGACAAGCGAAGATGATCGCTATCTCGTCATCAGCGGCCATGAGTCGACGTCAGGTAACCGTTTGTTCTATGTTGATCTGCAAAGTGAAGATCAATCGGTCTACACCTTGTTGGATCATGTGGACTCTGATACTGAACTTTTAGACTCAACAAGTCGCCATTTTATTCTCTATACCAACTTAGACGCACCAAACGGCAAAGTGGTAAGTGTGGATATTGAAAGTGGTCAATGGCGTGATTTAATCGCCGAGCAAGATCAGCCTCTCGAGGTGGTGGCGGCAGGTGGTTACCTTTTTGCGACCTACATGGTTGATGTGCTGTCAAAAGTCGTGCAGTACAGCTACCAAGGGGAAAAAGTTCGAGAAATTACGCTACCCGGTGAAGGCACCGCAACGGGGCTCGAAGGGAAGAAGAGCCAAACTACGCTCTACTACACATTCACCAATTACGTCACACCGCCGACGATTTTCTCATTGGATGTGAAGAGTGGCGAGTCTCAGGTGTTCCAAGAGTCAAAAGCGCCTTTCGATCGCACTCAGTTTGAATCACAGCAAGTGTTCTACCCATCGAAAGATGGCACCTTGATCCCGATGATCATCTCCTATAAGAAAGGGATTGAACTCAACGGTAAAAATCCGACAATTCTTTATGGCTACGGCGGTTTTGATGTCAGTTTGACGCCTGCCTTTTCAGGTATGGTAGCCAGCTGGCTTGAGTTGGGTGGCGTTTACGCGGTCGCTAACTTACGTGGTGGCGGTGAATACGGTAAGGCTTGGCACAATGCTGGAACGCAATTGCAAAAGCAAAATGTTTTTGATGACTTTATTGCTGGCGCCGAGTTCTTGATTGAACAGCAGTACACCAGTTCGGATTTTCTTGCGATTCGTGGTGGCTCGAACGGCGGTCTGCTTGTTGGTGCCTGCATGACTCAGCGACCAGAGCTGTTCAAAGTAGCACTGCCTGCGGTTGGTGTGCTAGACATGTTGCGCTACCACACTTTCACCTCTGGTGAAGGTTGGAAATATGATTACGGCACATCGGCACAAAGTGAAGAGATGTTCCAGTATTTGTTGGGCTACTCTCCAGTACATAACGTCAAGGAAGGCACTGCTTACCCAGCAACCCTTGTGACCACGGCCGATCACGATGATCGTGTCGTGCCTGCGCACTCTTATAAGTTCATCGCCGAACTGCAAGATAAACACCAAGGCGTGAATCCGGTGTTGATCCGAATTGATGTCAATGCCGGACACGGTGCAGGTATGCCGATGAGCAAAATGATCGATCTCTCTGCGGATATGTATGCGTTTACGTTGTTCAATATGGGAATCACCGCATTAAAGTAA